One Procambarus clarkii isolate CNS0578487 chromosome 15, FALCON_Pclarkii_2.0, whole genome shotgun sequence DNA segment encodes these proteins:
- the LOC138364981 gene encoding uncharacterized protein → MSAQETLPDVNLITTTTTRVTPPAVHNHNHNQGHPTSGTQPQQQPGSPRQRDTTTTTTRVTPPAVHNHNNNQGHPASGTQPQQQPGSPRQRYTTTTTTRVTPPAVHNHNHNQGHPASGTQPQQQPGSPRQRYTTTTTTTTRVTPPAVHNHNNNQGHPASGTQPQQQPASPRQRYTTTTTTRVTPPAVHNHNNNQGHPASGIQPQQQPGSPRQRYTTTTTTTTRVTPPAVHNHNNNQGHPASGTQPQQQPGSPRQRYTTTTTTRVTPPAVHNHNNNQGHPTSGTQPQQQPGSPRQRYTTTTTTRVTPPAVHNHNNNQGHPASGTQPQPQQQPGSPHQRYTTTTTTRVTSPAVHNHNNNQRHPTSGTQPQPQQQPGSPHQRYTTTTTTRVTPPAVHNHNNNQRHPTSGTQPQPQQQPGSPHQRYTTTTTTSVTPPAVHNHNNNQGHPTSGTQPQPQQQPGSPRQRYTTTTTTRVTPPAVHNHNNNQGHPASGTQPQQQPGSPHQRYTTTTTTRVTPPAVHNHNNNQGHPASGIQPQQQPGSPHQRYTTTTTTRVTPPAVHNHNNNQGHPASGIQPQQQPGSPRQRYTNTTTTRVTPPAVHNHNNNQGHPASGTQPQQQPGSPRQRYTTTTTTTTRVTPPAVHNHNNNQGHPASGTQPQQQPGSPRQRYTTTTTTSVTPPAVHNHNNNQGHPASGTQPQQQPASPRQRYTTTTTTRVTPPAVHNHNNNNNQGHPASGTQPQQQPQQQPGSPRQRYTTTTTTTTSVTPPAVHNHNHNHNNNQGHPASGTQPQPQQQPGSPRQRYTTTTTTTTRVTPPAVHNHNHNNNQGHPASGTQPQQQPGSPRQRYTTTTTTRVTPPAVHNHNNNQGHPASGTQPQPQQQPGSPRQRYTTTTTTRVTPPAVHNHNNNQGHPASGTQPQQQPGSPRQRYTTTTTTRVTPPAVHNHYNNQGHPASGTQPQQQPGSPRQRYTTTTTTRVTPPAVHNHNNNQRHPASGTQPQQQPGSPRQRYTTTTTTSVTPPAVHNHNNNQGHPTSGTQPQQQPGSPRQRYTTTTTTRVTPPAVHNHNHNNNQGHPASGTQPQPQQQPGSPRQRYTTTTTTRVTPPAVHNHNHNNNQGHPASGTQPQQQPGSPRQRYTTTTTTTTRVTPPAVHNHNNNQGHPASGIQPQPQQQPGSPRQRYTTTTTTRVTPPAVHNHNNNHRHPASGTQPQQQPSSPRQRYTTTTTTRVTPPAVHNHYNNQGHPASGTQPQQQPGSPRQRYTTTTTTRVTPPAVHNHNNNQGHPASGTQPQQQPGSPRQRYTTTTTTTTRVTPPAVYNHNHNNNQGHPASGTQPQQQPGSPRQRYTTTTTTTTRVTPPAVHNHNHNNNQGHPASGTQPQQQPGSPRQRYTTTTTTRVTPPAVHNHNNNQGHPASGIQPQQSAIYIQVFDPGSIAF, encoded by the coding sequence ATGTCCGCCCAAGAGACATTGCCCGACGTCAAcctcataaccacaacaacaaccagggtCACCCCGCCAGcggtacacaaccacaaccacaaccagggTCACCCCACCAGcggtacacaaccacaacaacaaccagggtCACCCCGCCAGCGggacacaaccacaacaacaaccagggtCACCCCGCCAGcggtacacaaccacaacaacaaccagggtCACCCCGCCAGcggtacacaaccacaacaacaaccagggtCACCCCGCCAGcggtacacaaccacaacaacaaccagggtCACCCCACCAGcggtacacaaccacaaccacaaccagggTCACCCCGCCAGcggtacacaaccacaacaacaaccagggtCACCCCGCCAGcggtacacaaccacaaccacaacaacaaccagggtCACCCCGCCAGcggtacacaaccacaacaacaaccagggtCACCCCGCCAGcggtacacaaccacaacaacaaccagcgTCACCCCGCCAGcggtacacaaccacaacaacaaccagggtCACCCCGCCAGcggtacacaaccacaacaacaaccagggtCACCCCGCCAGCGGtatacaaccacaacaacaaccagggtCACCCCGCCAGcggtacacaaccacaaccacaacaacaaccagggtCACCCCGCCAGcggtacacaaccacaacaacaaccagggtCACCCCGCCAGcggtacacaaccacaacaacaaccagggtCACCCCGCCAGCGGtatacaaccacaacaacaaccagggtCACCCCGCCAGcggtacacaaccacaacaacaaccagggtCACCCCACCAGcggtacacaaccacaacaacaaccagggtCACCCCGCCAGcggtacacaaccacaacaacaaccagggtCACCCCGCCAGcggtacacaaccacaacaacaaccagggtCACCCCGCCAGcggtacacaaccacaaccacaacaacaaccagggtCACCCCACCAGcggtacacaaccacaacaacaaccagggtCACCTCGCCAGcggtacacaaccacaacaacaaccagcgTCACCCCACCAGcggtacacaaccacaaccacaacaacaaccagggtCACCCCACCAGcggtacacaaccacaacaacaaccagggtCACCCCGCCAGcggtacacaaccacaacaacaaccagcgTCACCCCACCAGcggtacacaaccacaaccacaacaacaaccagggtCACCCCACCAGcggtacacaaccacaacaacaaccagcgTCACCCCACCAGcggtacacaaccacaacaacaaccagggtCACCCCACCAGcggtacacaaccacaaccacaacaacaaccagggtCACCCCGCCAGCGGtatacaaccacaacaacaaccagggtCACCCCGCCAGcggtacacaaccacaacaacaaccagggtCACCCCGCCAGcggtacacaaccacaacaacaaccagggtCACCCCACCAGcggtacacaaccacaacaacaaccagggtCACCCCGCCAGcggtacacaaccacaacaacaaccagggtCACCCCGCCAGCGGtatacaaccacaacaacaaccagggtCACCCCACCAGcggtacacaaccacaacaacaaccagggtCACCCCGCCAGcggtacacaaccacaacaacaaccagggtCACCCCGCCAGCGGtatacaaccacaacaacaaccagggtCACCCCGCCAGCGgtacacaaacacaacaacaaccagggtCACCCCGCCAGcggtacacaaccacaacaataACCAGGGTCACCCCGCCAGcggtacacaaccacaacaacaaccagggtCACCCCGCCAGcggtacacaaccacaacaacaacaacaaccagggtCACCCCGCCAGcggtacacaaccacaacaacaaccagggtCACCCCGCCAGcggtacacaaccacaacaacaaccagggtCACCCCGCCAGcggtacacaaccacaacaacaaccagcgTCACCCCGCCAGcggtacacaaccacaacaacaaccagggtCACCCCGCCAGcggtacacaaccacaacaacaaccagcgTCACCCCGCCAGcggtacacaaccacaacaacaaccagggtCACCCCACCAGcggtacacaaccacaacaacaacaacaaccagggtCACCCCGCCAGcggtacacaaccacaacaacaaccacaacaacaaccagggtCACCCCGCCAGcggtacacaaccacaacaacaacaacaaccagcgtCACCCCGCCAGcggtacacaaccacaaccacaaccacaacaacaaccagggtCACCCCGCCAGcggtacacaaccacaaccacaacaacaaccagggtCACCCCGCCAGcggtacacaaccacaaccacaacaacaaccagggtCACCCCGCCAGcggtacacaaccacaaccacaacaacaaccagggtCACCCCGCCAGcggtacacaaccacaacaacaaccagggtCACCCCGCCAGcggtacacaaccacaacaacaaccagggtCACCCCGCCAGcggtacacaaccacaacaacaaccagggtCACCCCGCCAGcggtacacaaccacaaccacaacaacaaccagggtCACCCCGCCAGcggtacacaaccacaacaacaaccagggtCACCCCGCCAGcggtacacaaccacaacaacaaccagggtCACCCCGCCAGcggtacacaaccacaacaacaaccagggtCACCCCGCCAGCGgtacacaaccactacaacaaccaggGTCACCCCGCCAGCGgtacacaaccactacaacaaccaggGTCACCCCGCCAGcggtacacaaccacaacaacaaccagggtCACCCCGCCAGcggtacacaaccacaacaacaaccagggtCACCCCGCCAGcggtacacaaccacaacaacaaccagcgTCACCCCGCCAGcggtacacaaccacaacaacaaccagggtCACCCCGCCAGcggtacacaaccacaacaacaaccagcgTCACCCCGCCAGcggtacacaaccacaacaacaaccagggtCACCCCACCAGcggtacacaaccacaacaacaaccagggtCACCCCGCCAGcggtacacaaccacaacaacaaccagggtCACCCCGCCAGcggtacacaaccacaaccacaacaacaaccagggtCACCCCGCCAGcggtacacaaccacaaccacaacaacaaccagggtCACCCCGCCAGCGGtatacaaccacaacaacaaccagggtCACCCCGCCAGcggtacacaaccacaaccacaacaacaaccagggtCACCCCGCCAGcggtacacaaccacaacaacaaccagggtCACCCCGCCAGcggtacacaaccacaaccacaacaacaaccagggtCACCCCGCCAGcggtacacaaccacaacaacaaccagggtCACCCCGCCAGCGGtatacaaccacaaccacaacaacaaccagggtCACCCCGCCAGcggtacacaaccacaacaacaaccagggtCACCCCGCCAGcggtacacaaccacaacaacaaccatcgtCACCCCGCCAGcggtacacaaccacaacaacaaccatcgtCACCCCGCCAGcggtacacaaccacaacaacaaccagggtCACCCCGCCAGCGgtacacaaccactacaacaaccaggGTCACCCCGCCAGcggtacacaaccacaacaacaaccagggtCACCCCGCCAGcggtacacaaccacaacaacaaccagggtCACCCCGCCAGcggtacacaaccacaacaacaaccagggtCACCCCGCCAGcggtacacaaccacaacaacaaccagggtCACCCCGCCAGCGGtatacaaccacaaccacaacaacaaccagggtCACCCCGCCAGCGGtatacaaccacaaccacaacaacaaccagggtCACCCCGCCAGcggtacacaaccacaacaacaaccagggtCACCCCGCCAGcggtacacaaccacaaccacaacaacaaccagggtCACCCCGCCAGcggtacacaaccacaaccacaacaacaaccagggtCACCCTGCCAGcggtacacaaccacaacaacaaccagggtCACCCCGCCAGcggtacacaaccacaacaacaaccagggtCACCCCGCCAGcggtacacaaccacaacaacaaccagggtCACCCCGCCAGCGGTATACAACCACAACAAAGTGCCATCTATATCCAAGTTTTTGACCCAGGAAGCATAGCTTTCTAA